The proteins below come from a single Panicum hallii strain FIL2 chromosome 7, PHallii_v3.1, whole genome shotgun sequence genomic window:
- the LOC112900348 gene encoding zinc transporter 9-like, whose product MAAADLKLAACLCLLAVASLPMLAIAECECTASGDEDSDKGRALTLKIIAIFSILVASSVGCAIPSLGRRFPALRPESDLFIAVKAFAAGVILATAFVHILPDAFEKLGSPCLVDGPWQKFPFAGLVAMLAAIATLVVDTIATGYFQRAHAKSTAAVGDLETPDHAHHGHGHSHGMPALIASSSSTSNTDEGAKLIIRHRVISQVLELGIIVHSVIIGMSLGASESPSTIRPLLAALTFHQFFEGIGLGGCIVQARFRLRSVVTMALFFSLTTPVGVAIGIGISSAYNENSPSALITEGVLTAAAAGILNYMALVDLLAEDFMNPRVQNNWKLQVILSVALLLGTALMSMLAIWA is encoded by the exons ATGGCCGCTGCCGATCTCAAGCTCGCTGCCTGCTTGTGCCTCCTCGCCGTGGCATCGCTCCCGATGCTCGCCATCGCCGAGTGCGAGTGCACGGCCTCCGGCGATGAGGACAGCGACAAGGGGAGGGCGCTCACGCTCAAGATAATCGCCATCTTCTCCATCCTAGTCGCCAGCTCCGTGGGCTGTGCGATCCCCTCGCTCGGGCGGAGGTTCCCCGCTCTCCGCCCGGAATCCGACCTCTTCATCGCCGTGAAGGCCTTCGCCGCCGGCGTTATTCTCGCCACGGCCTTCGTGCACATCCTCCCGGACGCCTTCGAGAAGCTCGGCTCGCCGTGCCTCGTCGACGGGCCCTGGCAGAAGTTCCCGTTCGCGGGCCTCGTCGCCATGCTTGCCGCCATCGCCACTCTGGTCGTCGACACCATCGCCACGGGCTACTTCCAGCGCGCGCACGCCAAGAGCACTGCGGCCGTCGGAGACCTGGAGACTCCAGACCACGCGCACCATGGCCATGGCCACAGCCACGGGATGCCTGCCTTGATCGCGTCGTCGTCATCGACTTCGAACACCGACGAGGGCGCGAAGCTGATCATACGCCACCGCGTCATTTCACAG GTGCTGGAGCTGGGGATCATTGTGCATTCGGTGATCATCGGAATGTCTTTAGGTGCATCTGAGAGTCCCAGCACGATCAGACCGCTCTTGGCTGCGTTAACATTTCATCAGTTCTTCGAAGGGATAGGGCTTGGAGGATGCATTGTGCAG GCCAGATTCCGCCTCAGGTCTGTCGTGACAATGGCGCTCTTCTTCTCGCTCACCACGCCTGTTGGAGTAGCGATCGGCATCGGCATCTCTTCGGCTTACAACGAGAACAGCCCCAGTGCCCTGATCACCGAAGGGGTCCTCACCGCGGCCGCCGCTGGTATCCTGAACTACATGGCCCTCGTCGACCTTCTTGCCGAAGACTTCATGAACCCTAGGGTGCAGAACAATTGGAAGCTGCAGGTCATCCTCAGTGTCGCGTTGCTGCTTGGGACGGCGCTGATGTCCATGCTAGCCATCTGGGCGTGA